From the Planctomycetota bacterium genome, one window contains:
- a CDS encoding GIY-YIG nuclease family protein: protein MKYVYLLESELDPHRRYVGITDDLTRRLKDHNLGKSPHTNKYRPWQCVIAVRFLNARKAEAFEKYLKSGSGHAFAKRHFW from the coding sequence GTGAAGTACGTCTACCTTCTTGAGAGCGAGTTAGATCCCCACCGGAGATACGTCGGCATTACCGATGATCTGACCCGCCGCCTGAAAGACCACAACTTGGGCAAGTCGCCCCATACCAACAAGTACAGACCGTGGCAGTGCGTTATCGCGGTCCGGTTCCTGAATGCACGGAAGGCTGAGGCGTTCGAGAAATACCTCAAATCCGGCTCGGGGCACGCCTTCGCAAAGAGGCACTTTTGGTAG